One genomic window of Quercus robur chromosome 6, dhQueRobu3.1, whole genome shotgun sequence includes the following:
- the LOC126733016 gene encoding MADS-box transcription factor 23-like isoform X2: MGRGKIAIQRIDNSSSRQVTFSKRRKGLIKKAKELAILCDAEVGLAIFSSTAKLYEFASTSMNAVLERYNKSKGEYQQPQNPASEVKREAAILRQQLEDLRENHRYMMGEQLFGLGVKDLQNLENKLEMSLQGIRMKKEQILTDEIQELSRRGNLIHQENIELYKKVNIIRQENSELCKKVCSTRHVNAESISPFIPFGTNFGEDLHVPIHLQLSQPDRQLYETPARETD; encoded by the exons ATGGGGAGAGGGAAGATTGCAATTCAAAGGATCGATAATTCATCGAGCAGGCAAGTGACTTTCTCGAAGAGGAGAAAGGGATTAATCAAAAAGGCGAAGGAGCTAGCAATTCTGTGTGATGCTGAAGTTGGACTTGCAATTTTCTCCAGCACTGCAAAGCTATATGAATTTGCAAGCACCAG CATGAATGCGGTACTTGAAAGATATAACAAATCAAAGGGGGAATATCAGCAACCGCAAAATCCAGCATCAGAAGTCAAG AGGGAGGCAGCAATCTTAAGGCAACAACTAGAGGACTTGCGAGAAAACCACCG GTATATGATGGGAGAACAGCTTTTTGGTCTGGGTGTCAAAGACCTACAAAATCTGGAGAATAAACTAGAAATGAGTCTGCAGGGCATACGAATGAAGAAG GAACAAATCTTAACTGATGAAATACAAGAGCTAAGCCGAAGG gGCAATCTTATCCATCAGGAGAATATAGAACTGTACAAGAAGGTAAACATTATACGTCAAGAAAACTCGGAATTATGCAAGAAG GTTTGCAGCACAAGGCATGTGAATGCAGAAAGCATAAGTCCCTTCATTCCATTTGGAACTAACTTCGGAGAGGACTTGCATGTCCCTATCCATCTTCAGCTAAGCCAGCCAGACCGACAACTTTATGAGACACCAGCAAGAGAAACAgactaa
- the LOC126733016 gene encoding MADS-box transcription factor 23-like isoform X1, which translates to MGRGKIAIQRIDNSSSRQVTFSKRRKGLIKKAKELAILCDAEVGLAIFSSTAKLYEFASTSMNAVLERYNKSKGEYQQPQNPASEVKFWQREAAILRQQLEDLRENHRYMMGEQLFGLGVKDLQNLENKLEMSLQGIRMKKEQILTDEIQELSRRGNLIHQENIELYKKVNIIRQENSELCKKVCSTRHVNAESISPFIPFGTNFGEDLHVPIHLQLSQPDRQLYETPARETD; encoded by the exons ATGGGGAGAGGGAAGATTGCAATTCAAAGGATCGATAATTCATCGAGCAGGCAAGTGACTTTCTCGAAGAGGAGAAAGGGATTAATCAAAAAGGCGAAGGAGCTAGCAATTCTGTGTGATGCTGAAGTTGGACTTGCAATTTTCTCCAGCACTGCAAAGCTATATGAATTTGCAAGCACCAG CATGAATGCGGTACTTGAAAGATATAACAAATCAAAGGGGGAATATCAGCAACCGCAAAATCCAGCATCAGAAGTCAAG TTTTGGCAGAGGGAGGCAGCAATCTTAAGGCAACAACTAGAGGACTTGCGAGAAAACCACCG GTATATGATGGGAGAACAGCTTTTTGGTCTGGGTGTCAAAGACCTACAAAATCTGGAGAATAAACTAGAAATGAGTCTGCAGGGCATACGAATGAAGAAG GAACAAATCTTAACTGATGAAATACAAGAGCTAAGCCGAAGG gGCAATCTTATCCATCAGGAGAATATAGAACTGTACAAGAAGGTAAACATTATACGTCAAGAAAACTCGGAATTATGCAAGAAG GTTTGCAGCACAAGGCATGTGAATGCAGAAAGCATAAGTCCCTTCATTCCATTTGGAACTAACTTCGGAGAGGACTTGCATGTCCCTATCCATCTTCAGCTAAGCCAGCCAGACCGACAACTTTATGAGACACCAGCAAGAGAAACAgactaa
- the LOC126733016 gene encoding MADS-box transcription factor 23-like isoform X3 yields the protein MGRGKIAIQRIDNSSSRQVTFSKRRKGLIKKAKELAILCDAEVGLAIFSSTAKLYEFASTSMNAVLERYNKSKGEYQQPQNPASEVKFWQREAAILRQQLEDLRENHRYMMGEQLFGLGVKDLQNLENKLEMSLQGIRMKKEQILTDEIQELSRRGNLIHQENIELYKKVCSTRHVNAESISPFIPFGTNFGEDLHVPIHLQLSQPDRQLYETPARETD from the exons ATGGGGAGAGGGAAGATTGCAATTCAAAGGATCGATAATTCATCGAGCAGGCAAGTGACTTTCTCGAAGAGGAGAAAGGGATTAATCAAAAAGGCGAAGGAGCTAGCAATTCTGTGTGATGCTGAAGTTGGACTTGCAATTTTCTCCAGCACTGCAAAGCTATATGAATTTGCAAGCACCAG CATGAATGCGGTACTTGAAAGATATAACAAATCAAAGGGGGAATATCAGCAACCGCAAAATCCAGCATCAGAAGTCAAG TTTTGGCAGAGGGAGGCAGCAATCTTAAGGCAACAACTAGAGGACTTGCGAGAAAACCACCG GTATATGATGGGAGAACAGCTTTTTGGTCTGGGTGTCAAAGACCTACAAAATCTGGAGAATAAACTAGAAATGAGTCTGCAGGGCATACGAATGAAGAAG GAACAAATCTTAACTGATGAAATACAAGAGCTAAGCCGAAGG gGCAATCTTATCCATCAGGAGAATATAGAACTGTACAAGAAG GTTTGCAGCACAAGGCATGTGAATGCAGAAAGCATAAGTCCCTTCATTCCATTTGGAACTAACTTCGGAGAGGACTTGCATGTCCCTATCCATCTTCAGCTAAGCCAGCCAGACCGACAACTTTATGAGACACCAGCAAGAGAAACAgactaa